The Ipomoea triloba cultivar NCNSP0323 chromosome 13, ASM357664v1 genomic interval GTCCAGCACAGAGTGACACAGACCCATGCTTAGGATCTGAGCATACAGACACAATAAGATCCTAACAAAAGAGAAGGTGGTCAAAAAGAGAAGACACTGTGCCATATGGAGGGGGAGGGGACCCACTCGACCTCTCCTAAACCAGGTAGGCGAGGGGGACTACTGCCCTCTGACATTGACTTGTGTCTGTAATGACTGGATTGCCCCTCCAAGTCCTGTGGATTCACATCTCTGCCACCCACCCATTCTGGGTCTTTGCCACGTGGAGGATGATGGTTTCATTGATTATgctttgatgatgatgaaagtGAGGGAGGGGACCACAATCAACtctaaatcaaacaaaatatatatagttctgacttttgacaatatatattttgattacaGTCCATATTTATGATCAGTTAATATTTATGTAGAAAATGGAGttcaaaatgaaataaaagCATATGTTAATATTTCACATAACATTATTTACTGTGTTTCTTGAAATGTAtgaaaaaggagagaaaaaaaaaaagggagagtGGCTTAAACAGTGAAAAGAGAGAATGGGGCAGTTAAATAAAGCAAGGAAGAAACAGAGTCCATATAAGCTTTGCTTTTCTCCCCTTTTCATGTATTCATAAACAACTCTTCATCTTCCCCAATGTCCTTTAACTTAACTGCATCATAAAAGTAtataaagcaaaacaattgacCCCTCCTCTATTTTTGTACATgtgagaggagagagagagagagatatgagTCAAGAAAACATTCATTCACTTTCTTTCTTATAAACAAATGTTcaaaaaatttcaccaaaaaattTGCATCATTGCATAATCTCTGTTCAACCTTTTCCTATGAGCTGTACATTTCATTATTCCAGTTCCACACCCCTTCCCCTTTTTGAATCATTCTGGGAATTACCCTCTGATGTTCCCTATACCTATCTTTCAAATCTCTCCCTTCACATTTTCCTTGGTTaccacgaaaaaaaaaaaaaaaaaaaaaaaaaaaaaaaaaaagagaaaaagaactAATAACTCAATCTTCTTCCCTTATAGCCCCTCCCCTCCATAGAATTTACAAGTAACTTAGTCTTCCATCAGTGGCTGATGAACAAAATTCAGCCCTGAGTCCTGACCAAACCCTGACAAGAGTTATCACTGGCAATCAAACCAGAGTTGTTGAACCGATTCCCCGCTTTTGGTATTGTGGATTCAAGATTCAGTTCAGAATCTTTCCCGTTGTACATCAGTTTGGCTTTTCACCTTTGTTCGTATGTTACCTGTCTTCAATGAAGATTCTCCCGATGAAATCACGAAACCTTCTAGAGTACAGCTTTGGGTCGACCGCAGAGATGGAGGTTGGATCAGCTTGTAAGGATTTGTATGCATGCTCCAGTTTCTTGGTAATATCGTAGTCTTGGAGAATATCGATGATCCCAAAGTATAGGATTACCTCGTTCATTTCGCCACTGTAGGAAGGTGGCAAACTATAAAACCCACCCGGGGAGTACTGATCAAAATCACTCTTTCGAGCCAGCGGCTCTGCCCTAGCAGGCATGTTAGCGCCTAAGCGGATCATGGGTTTCCTAAAATAGATCCAACCACATAAATCAGGAACATAATCCAATAATAGACAAGGAACTAGAGCCAGCTTAAACATCTTGTCACGAAATTTTAACTCGTGTTTTATAAGGCGGTGGCATCAACAGAAATAACTAAACAATAGGGTAAGCATACATACCGGCCAGCAAGAATCATGTCCATGTTCTGCAGCTCTGCTTCGAGGAATCTACAGCCACGCATATACTTTTCATTTTGATATGAATCGCTCTTTCCTGAAAAGAAACCATATCCATTTCAATACTTGGTACCCATAAGGTAATGGAATAATGGAAGCCTAGTTAAGCTGCTTAAAGAATTAATGGATAGGATAGGTATATACCTGTCCGCAATAGAAATGGTGACAAACCCATTTTGTCACCAGCATTATCTTCACGGAAGTGGATGCCAACAAGAAGGCTATAATCCATTATTCTCTCTGACTCCAAAAACTCACAGTCTCGTTCGATTTGTCTGTgtacaaaaacaagaaaattagACAAACGCAATAATATAAACAACAAGGACTACCAACTGAACAAGGCAGAAGTTGCATACTAACTTGATTAGTTCTTGGTACCAATTTTGCTGGAGCCGAAAGACATAATTGAGGTCAAGGTCTTTAAGAGTCGTGGTTTCATCAATCTCTCCCTCGGGTTTACTTGTTGTGCGGCCATGAGAGGAGCCTTTCAGGTCAAACCGTCTGTGAATTCGGTATTCCGAGCAGAACAAGTTGCCCATCACAATAAACCGCGTCTAAaaccaatcaaattaaaacataagTTAAAATTAATTCCACTATTACACACAGAAGAAGCTAAATTTTCAAACTCGATCACATACCTTCACACCCCCAACTGGTTTGACACAATGGACGCCATAAAACTTTGTTACAAGGGAATTTTCGTATCGACAAATATGCTGATAGTAACTATGTAGCATCCTAAGAAGCACCTGagaaaacattataaaatttcaataccAAAATGAATGATTGAGTGGTCTTCTAATACCAAAGTCAAAGTATAATAAACAAGTTCAGAACTAGCGCTATACAGAAGTATAGGAAACACGTATACAGCAAGAACCTGGGGACCCCTGTCATCAAGATCATGAAGAACAAGTCAAAGAAGTAGGCAACTTACCTTGACTTCAGATTTTTTTACAGTTTTGATCATGAATCTATCGTCCTGAGTCAAATAAAAGAAGCTTCCGCTCTTCCCGGGGGATGAAAGCTCTCTTAGAGCATCATTCCCGCAAATCGCCAGCATATAATCAGCAGGATCCACCTGGAATTTCTCCCTCAAATGCctgttatataattatacatcaTAATTACAACTAAATTCGGCTATCATATGAACTACAATTTTCATCCAATTACAGtacaaaattcaaagaaacattataattataattgaaaacaaaataaaataaatacctAAACACCAAGGGGCAATAATCCTTCCACCAAAACTCCCCAGTCTGGTGGGGAGGGGTGAGTTTAGAGCCTTGTGAAGGAAACCTAGTCCAGAACTTCTCCTTGGGATCAAAATCACTGATTTTAAGGTCTCTCAATATAGAAGCATGTTTTCCAACAGAATACCTAAAAATTAGGAAGAAACGTGAAAAtgaattaaaaggaaaaaaaaacattaaagagACAGACAACATTTGATTTCAGAAATCCAACAAACAGTTATTACCTAATGCCCAACTGGAGATTAAGCATCAAATCATAATTCTTGTGGCCTTTGGATATGGTTTGCCCCGGCTTCTTAATATCGCCATTAAAGCAACACGGGTTGCTTCTAAACGGGCGGGTTCCGTACCCGTCCATCGGTGACCCGTCCCGGTAAATCATGGAGGCCTCGGCGGTGTCAATAATATCGCAGGTTATATCGCCGGCGTCGCCGTCGGACTCCCATATGCAAATCCTCGGGAAATTCCTCTCCGTCGTGGAAGTCATAGTCAACCGGCCGCCGTCCATTGAAGTCCTCTTCTTCCCGAAATTCTCCGCCGCCATTAATGGCGCGGCTAGCTTAGGGCCGAATCcttcttctttgaaattaatAATGTCGAGATTGTCCTTCGGCTTTGTGTTCTGAGCAGGGTAAAAAGTACCATTTAAGACCTGACTGGTTTTATTGTCTTTGCTCCAGCACCCAATGTAGCAGCTCCCGTCCGGCCAAGTGAAAACGCCGTGGCCTTTGGGGACCCCACTTTCCCAATTCCCGTCGTAACGGTTTCCGTTAGCCCAAATTAAAACCCCCCGGCCGTGAATCATTCCGGTTTTCCATTCTCCGGCGTATTCGTTCCCATTTTTCCACATATACCTTCCTTGCCCCTCCTGCAAATTCCTCTTCCAATGCCCCTCATAGTAGTCGCCATTGCTGTAGTGTTTCTGCCCGAACCCGTGTTTCCGATCCGCGGACCAGGAGCCCTTGTACATGTCCCCGTCGGAGCCTATGAAGGTGCCGGACCCCTCCATCCGACCCGACTTGAATTCCCCCTGGAAAGTCGCCCCCGACGGCCACGAAAATTTCCCTTTCCCGGAGGCCTTCCCTCGCTTCCACTCCCCCTCGTACATGCACCCGTCCGTCCATAAATACTTCCCGGATCCGTGCGGCGCGTTGCCGGAGAAGTCCCCGATATACAGATCCCCGTTGGGGAGGTGCTTCTCCACTACGGCCTCCCCGGCTACTGTGGGCCCCGTGATGGCACTAGTAGTCGGCGTCACTCTCCGGGAGGCCGCCTGAGATTTGCTCCGAGGAATAATAATAACGGAACTCGCCGCCGTACTCGCGGCAGTAAGACTAGAAACATCTAGAACCTTCCccctctcctcctcctcctccccaTCTCCCTTCTTCGTGGTGGGCATATCATCCGTCGTTAACATCATCAAtcccggaaacaacaaaaggctTTATATATTCCCTATAAAAGCTCGCGGCGGCGTAAATGGCAGcgcaatctctctctctctctcaactATCCCAGGAAACGAAAATGGGTATTGCAGTTGACAACACAGAGTTTCACCTCCGGGAGCATATCCGGCGGCTTTCCTTTCCTTATATAATCCACCcaccctttctctctctaaaacaaagCACTCGGAAATAGAGAGAACGAAAGAGGGTATCGGGATTATTGAGAGAAAACGAATCCTTGTAGTCTTAGAAAACAGAGAGAATAGAGAGAGTCACAAGAAAGAAAGACAGAGAGAGAAAGCGAGGAGGAACGTAAAGAAGTAGTAGAAGCAGAGGGGTCgtggtagagagagagagaatactgtaaacaaaataaaaaagggcATAAAATGTAaagtagagagagaaaggaaatAGAAACAAAACGTGTttgtgtgtgagagagaaagagaaagggGACTTATATTGAAAcagaaaatttataatttttcagttcCAATTAATCTCACAACTTCCCCATATTTTACGTAATTACCATTCACAGAAGATTTTTAATGACTTTAAAAGCTTAGTGCTATTCGATCTCAAGTCAGCTATTATTTGATTCAgactttaaaaaagttttataCTAGTATTTGTCTATtcgtatttaaaattttactccgtattaactTTCATATACTCTATCATATTAAGATTCTTGTAGTcaatgatcttgtggtctagtagtacccggtgtcccagttaacaCTTTCACATGAATGATGGAAGTAGTGAccttgagtctcagtggaggcaactgtcaactctttgtgcttcagtaattacattgtaatagagtcagtagcactcaaCAAAAAATCTTGTAGACTTTTccattacaaatataataaatagttgaaatccagcATCCAACTCTAAATTTTCCAACTTTCTCTACATATACATAGCTATTTGAGACTTAtaccttaaaataattatagttaaataatttaagaaagtattattataaattatgataaatattataagttatagaaatcatattatattgaaatgaataattattgttgtactatttttatttatattgtgaAAATTCTATCTATATTGAAAAAATGATAAGTAAATAACTTTTGAGTTATATATAGCATATAAAGTCATAAATACATatcatgaaaattattttttaaagttgatttatgatttttacacggtatatggtaattataatggtgcattataatttttatttatttagaagtTACTTCCATTGTTTGTCTCAAATTTATAAGTGCAGTATattttagtccatttttatcaaaacattctCATTTGGTCATAGActtatagtattattgtgtcatTATCATCTTTTTGttctccgtcaacaaaatcattaaaatgttgttaaatacaagggcattttgatattttgtatacaaagtgggttgatcccgctatattttatgtttactttttaaaaaaaacctataattaaataccaaaatgattttgtatttaacggcatttaaactgttttgttgataaatgaccaaaaattgccatgtcacaataatactatgatcaAATGGGGATGTTCTGatataaaatgactaaaagtgaactgcCACCTATATATCTAAGTATCAAGAATGGAATCAACTCtttatttagtcatcaaagttataatttattaaacagTAACGAAGTTATAATGAGTAATTATATCCAACAAAAATGCAATAAAGTTATTTTCGTTCCTCAATACGAACTATTTACGTTTAACTTGTCAAATCTGGTGGTCATATGGTAGAACTTCATATTATTGTCCCCTGAGACAATCCATTATATCCGAGATCGTTGGAACCACAACAGTTCATCTTGTCAAAGAGTGTCCTAAAGGTTCTTTCTAATATTTCTCTCTAACTTGACGAGACCCCTATGCGGGTTGCGAGCCAAATCTCTTTGGATTCTCTCAAAAGCCTAGCCATAAGCTTACGCTTTTTCTTGTGTATGTTATTGAACGAGTCTTTGTTCGAAGAAGTCAATGCCTCATCCAGTAAGCTCAAGCTATCTGTAACACTCAAGGTGAAAATGTCAATAGGCAACTCCTACACGAAATTAAACATGAAACATTGTGGCTACTAAACTAACTATTCAACTAACTCGCGTAGGGAATAACAAaacttttttacttttggcAAAGGAAAATTTCATAGAAGGGGAAAATATGAAAAGGCAACATTGCCAAACTCCGTGTAGGTGCCAAAACCATTTTTTATGGTATTGTTCATTTATAGCATAAAAAATTTGACAATGTCCAATACCATATTGTGTTTCATGGTTGATGCCATTTCACTTTCGAAATTATCAGCAAAAAAGTTAATGGGGGAAGAATTTCAATGTAAAAAAGTATGGGGGACTGCACTGATAATTTCCCAAATTCCTACTACTTCCTAGGGAATGTCACTACATACCGTATATTCGTAAAAGCTTTCATTAATTATGGCCTAACATTTTATATACCTGATTCTCCCCTCCATGTTAGATAATAtcgaataaaatttttataatgcaATTGTGCACCATACTAATTACAATATGTATAACTAAATTGTTTTTtgacattataaaatttttcttgttaattattatttgtaattaaatgtttacattaaaatttgcaacaaaaaaaaatgtagtgttactttttaaatatttgaagaGATTAAGAATTGAATTTGTATACTTAAAAAGGTAgcctatatatatgaaaattgttAAGGTTAGGATTGTACGCATGATGTCATTATGTATGATATATTagggaaaatgatcaaatatgtCCAAATAGGTCTAAAACTTTACTCAATAAGTCAACTAGACTTATAAACTTTCAAAggttgcaattaggtcattaaacatattattttagagCATTGAGACTCAGAAACCGGTTGGTCACTTGTAATTACATGTCACTAGGGTTCTGGCAATCCTCTAACGGTCCTCcaaccatatttcaaccaaaaacaCCAACGAAATTGTTGTTGGTGTTGGTTGGTTGCCTTCTTTGGCGAATGATAAGGCAGACCAACTAGTTTGGTCCTTagccggagaaggcaaccaattTGGTCGCTTTCCCAGTCGACTAAGTCTCATAGGCAATTGATAGTATTTTTAGCTTATTAAAGAGATGGAAATAAgacttgtcaaaaaaaaaaaaagatgaaaataagaaaacaaaagtgattttttttttttgaaaacaacaaaAGTGATTTATATTAGGTttattggcaaaaaaaaaaaaaaactaaaacatttgtattttatgataattatatcttaactttaaaatttttttatatgtttatgtttatgaCAATTATACATAATTATAGTGTGAGGATTAATGGTTAACGGCGGAATAGGAGTGGTAAAATGCAACGTTAATTGGGGATTACATGAATTGACAACGATAAATATGGGCATGAATTTTGGGGGGAAATAAGTTAGGGCAACAGAAACAGGAGAATCTTTTTCCTATCGCGACGTGACGGAATCGCCTAGGAAGTGTGCAACTAGGTAAACAGGATCCCAATTTCCCCCCTCCTTGCTACTTTCAACTTTTTAGATTACCTTCGCTTTTCACCTTATTTCTCATTTTTGCACCtttaacattattaataatataaccttttaatcatttatttctaattttaattttaagtgcTTAGTTCAAATTTACTAGACTTAGATTCACAGcgtttttttcaaaaaaaaaaaaaaaataaaaaattcacagCGTGACAACCCTAAAAATGATATGTGATGTATGTACCATACCATATTTGAAAAACATGTGATCGGAAACtatttttatttccaaattttattatatattatatattctaaaTGAGAGTTAAACTCTATTGACATTGTTAGGTAAATAATactgtaaaaatattattccaGAAAAAATTAACAAGCACAATGAACGAAAGGAGAATTAGTTCTTTAAGTTTGGGGACGACGCACAAgtcaattcttttttatttgtacTTACCATACGCGCGAGAGAGAGTTTTtaaactatacaattcaaactctCTCTAAAATGGTATTCTATATATAGTAGTGtaaattcatttctttttccaatGTAGGACAAATGTTTCACAAGTCTTTTCACCtttatttttcaactcaaatatATCTACTTTAAGAATCAATTTCTTACTCACATATTATCGGTTGttagcgtacaatatatcaatatctTTGTCTCACTATTGAAGAACTCAAATTCACTTTGACCCGACTCAAATTGAAAGTGAacctcacatatatttataccacaaaataatccattaaaatgtcattttatgcttcttttttttttttcaacatgcATTACCCAAACTCAATTTGAAAGGCGTGGGCATAAGAGAATAAGTCATGGTTATATAATGGACCATGTTACATGTTGCCACTTACACCTAAGATATCCCtacatgttctttttttttttcttcaacttAAACTTTTTTCTTTGTACACGGATTTACTATAGATTCATAAAATCATTATTGCAAGTTCATAAAGTCACTATtgtaaattcaaaaaattacaatagtaAGTTTATAAATTAAAGCCAGTACTATAGGTTCATTAAGTTACTATTACAAGTTCATAAAATCTATATTAGGTTACGTTCATTAAGTAACTACAACATGTTCATAATGTCATTGTTATAGCTTATAAAGTTACAAGTAGGTATATGTTCAACAAAACCATTACTACAAGTTTATAAAATCATGTACTATTGCAAAttcattacaaatttttaaaatgatataatgAAACGAAACATATATCaatataggtattattttaaatatttcaacgagaaattttatatacattgattTTAGTTAtacaaaaagaaatgaaaaaacaatatatttaagTAATACAGAGTAATTGatcaatttttatcatttttttatgaacttacaatattatatttatgtgcATTGGTCCATGATGGAACATGGACTCAGATCTATAATATAATCAGGGTCGGTCCTATTATTTTATAGCTCTGggacaaaataaaaacaatgacCATTAATATATGAAGTTAATTAATAGATTGTATGagttaattgaaaataattaaatgataactATATGAACTTTAATTATAACATTGGTTAATATATACctattaattgaattaatatatcaaatagtTGTAATTGTTAAgtgaatttaatattaataaataacttTGAAGTTATAGGTTCAAATCTGTGCAtgtattagatttttttttttaaacttcatcaaaaaataaaaatcaagttaGAGAACCTCACGTTGGGCGCGGGGCGATTGCCCAACTCACCCTCCCATAgagcagttcttatatcgtggaccgcggtcccaaaacgacgtcgttttagtaagtggagacggagccccgtaattgacactacagttcattcaaaaagatactgccttacatttgttttgatattatcgaatgaaactgtagttatatcaaaatgtaactgtagttgtgttgaaatgtaactgcagtgtatatgaaaagatactgaataacagtttcacatttgtgtttgatattatcgaatgaaattgtagttatatcaaaatgtaactgtagttgtgttgaaatgtaactgcagtgtatatgaacagatactgaataacagtttcacttttgtgtttttatattatcgaatgaaactgtagttatatcaaaatgtaactgcagttgtgttgaaaggtaactgcagttgtgttgaaatgtaactgaagttgtgttgaaatgtaactgcagtatatatgaaaagaaagtgagtggcgcgaattcatccgtctgttttcattaatcaaaacgacgtcgttttgggaccgcggtccacaatgcattgtggaccgtggtccacgatataatttgcgccatAGAGTCggcgtggaccgtggtccacgatataatttgcgccatAGAGTCGGCCTTGGATATAATTCATCGAGGATAAGGGATTGCTAGATGCCATATATAtgcaaaaaggaaaaaagtatattaaaaaactattttattttaaaataagagcaAGAGTGTGCACGGGTCAACTATCCTAATGTGTAATACCTTGCAAACTATAAAAGCGATATAAACCGCACTAGAAAAATCTAATACGACAACAGACTCAACTAAGAAAATGTtggtaaaaataaaacacacaacCTTTTAATACAAGAATCATACCTCACGTACTCAGTCACTTCTTTCCAagctataaatattttttagtaaaTCCACGAGTTGTTctgggtctttctccgtccatTTAACAGTCCGGGTTCACCTGACTAATTTTCGCTCACTCCCAATTCTTCCCAAAtcattattacttattagtattattattattattattagtagaaGTATTATGTGTTAAAACGCGTACAGAATAATATTCATAGTAAATCACATGAGATATCTTTTTGTTTAGGTAATTGATTTGTTgccattataataataataataataataattttgcttACCCCGGATGGATCATTTGTATATATTTGTGACGCATAATTTTCTTGACACACAAACGAATGAACACATCTTTGGAgatattattgtttaattattagaCAGATCACAGATGGCGTAaccattattatatattaatggtAAATAGAATTTAGCCTTTTGCACATTCATTGGTTTCCTGAATTGACTGGTATTACAAACTTCTgattaaatactaaataatttaattagatgTTGCCACATTAAGAAGATAAATTGGGAAGAAAATTTTCAGAAGGGATACTTAGCATTACTCTAAGTTGAATCATTCCCTCAACATATACCGCTCCATCAATTTTAAATATGCAAtgataaaattaactaaaatttaaatatattgaccaaaataaacaaaattaaaaatacaaatactcAATATTTTGGCGTACTATAGATGCTAATTTAATCTACATTTAGAAACTCATTCAAGCTCAAActcatataaataattaaattggatCCACCTGTTAATTAAATGAGAGAAAATTAAGTGCACATTTATTACTATCTTATTTAAAGGATTGTATTAGGCCGGCTACATGATATAGCTGAGTGAAATTAACGCATAGTCCCATATAGGCGACGTCTAAGGCTTTATTTAACACACTAAGGATACGTTTGgaaatcaaaaaatatattttttgaaaaataaattttaaaaataacttattttttagaaaataattttttttgaatatttgacTGAAGGTCCAAAAATTATCTTTTTCTGTTTGGCTAAAAGTTaagaaaatacaattttttttttctatttggttcatttttcctcaaaaataaacattttttaataagaaaaataaacatattatttgttataaaataataataataataatatcaataataataataataataataataataataagaagaagaagaaggagaaggagaaggagaaggagaagaaggaggaggagggtTCAGGACTGCGGACTTGTGGTGCTGGtgattgtaataataataatctgaaAACTATATTGAAAAGATATGAGAGAaaagataaatatgaaaaaataaagaattcaaaaaatatcTTCCGACTAAAAATTTAGGAAGACATTTTTCGTCAAATTGTTATTTCTTTCGTTGaccataatgaatatttttctttgattttatttttcttaaatacccAAATATgagaaaatccaaaaaaaaaaatgacttctaaaattcatttttcgagtttccaAACAAATCTACGTTAAAAATAGAAGATGAAAAGTTTTGTTGTTACttgttaaaagttaaaagtCAGTTGAAATCGGTTAATATGAGTGATTAATTGATTATGATATGTACCAAGTACCTTGTGGTTTGATGGCATcactgttaccattccaaacagGAAGGTGTTAGGTCCAAGTCTCATCTTAATCAATGATGTTGGCATTATCATTGTACGTTAGGGctacattttagtttttataaattttcaaaagattttttttttttaacatatgaaggaaattttaaaaaaccaacTATGTGAATCTAGAGACcataatgtataaatttttatatgaaaGCTGGAGGTAGGAGGAGAAAGTAGGATTTTAATGAGAAATTGTTAAGTgatgtaatttgtaaattaacaaagttaattattaactaaaaatttttgaaattgagAACTTTACTTagcatatgaaaaataaaaatattttgcaactttttttttatttgtcaattaccaaacacaattaaaaacttaattGTATGTTCATAAACAAGCTAAGATTTCCCTAGCAAAGCGTTAGGTTGCTCTAATTTCAATCAAAGAAGTTTGGCCGCAATGTGGTGTTCGATCAAGAAGATCGAATTAGATTTCTTTAGCTTCATTTTTCCCATGAATGATTGTGTGTTGTAACTAACCCTATAAGAAATACCCCTTTTGGCATAATTCGTATTCATTTTAAAGTTCTCATATATAGCAACATATTCTAATATGATATTGAGTTTGAGTTCTAGTGATCATAACGTTCTTGTTTACCTTTTTGACCCATTGACAAGCCAACGTCCACAACAGTCTATGCTACTCCAGATGATTTACATTCTGGACTCGTTAAAACCCTAACTCCACCACGTACAAAAGTTAGTTCATGAGTGAAAGTTTTGTTCCAtcttaagtaccactccacaatctcttgtgaAGTCAATGTGGAATCATATAAGTAGTTCTTACTTTAGTTGCATACATGTGTTGATAATTACTTCAATTATATCGATCAGTGAATAAATTTATAGGTATCTACAATCTAAAtacattaatatatttaaatatccaTCTTGTGATGAagtgtcattttaattaatttacaaatttttatgatttaaattaggtttaattatatttattagagCATTTCATTGGGATTTTATATATGTTGGATTTGCATTCATAATTGGTAATTAATGTGAACAACTTAATTAAAGGGAAATCAATATTTTTGTCTACAAATACACTTTATTAGAGCCATTGATTTCAACGTCTAGGTTTCCTTTCTTACTTTATGCTAATGTAGTTGGTAAACTTTTGTCGTAAAAGCAAGGTGGTAGTTAAAACCTCATAAACTCATAACCTATCTTTAAAGAAGAAGCTAAAGCATTTTGATAGCCCACAAGAAAGATGAACAAATGCTCAACTAATTGAGGCATAATAATTTGCAAATGTTAATGCATT includes:
- the LOC116002144 gene encoding phosphatidylinositol 4-phosphate 5-kinase 1-like encodes the protein MMLTTDDMPTTKKGDGEEEEERGKVLDVSSLTAASTAASSVIIIPRSKSQAASRRVTPTTSAITGPTVAGEAVVEKHLPNGDLYIGDFSGNAPHGSGKYLWTDGCMYEGEWKRGKASGKGKFSWPSGATFQGEFKSGRMEGSGTFIGSDGDMYKGSWSADRKHGFGQKHYSNGDYYEGHWKRNLQEGQGRYMWKNGNEYAGEWKTGMIHGRGVLIWANGNRYDGNWESGVPKGHGVFTWPDGSCYIGCWSKDNKTSQVLNGTFYPAQNTKPKDNLDIINFKEEGFGPKLAAPLMAAENFGKKRTSMDGGRLTMTSTTERNFPRICIWESDGDAGDITCDIIDTAEASMIYRDGSPMDGYGTRPFRSNPCCFNGDIKKPGQTISKGHKNYDLMLNLQLGIRYSVGKHASILRDLKISDFDPKEKFWTRFPSQGSKLTPPHQTGEFWWKDYCPLVFRHLREKFQVDPADYMLAICGNDALRELSSPGKSGSFFYLTQDDRFMIKTVKKSEVKVLLRMLHSYYQHICRYENSLVTKFYGVHCVKPVGGVKTRFIVMGNLFCSEYRIHRRFDLKGSSHGRTTSKPEGEIDETTTLKDLDLNYVFRLQQNWYQELIKQIERDCEFLESERIMDYSLLVGIHFREDNAGDKMGLSPFLLRTGKSDSYQNEKYMRGCRFLEAELQNMDMILAGRKPMIRLGANMPARAEPLARKSDFDQYSPGGFYSLPPSYSGEMNEVILYFGIIDILQDYDITKKLEHAYKSLQADPTSISAVDPKLYSRRFRDFIGRIFIEDR